Below is a window of Streptomyces sp. WMMB303 DNA.
AGCACCGCGCCGCTCTGTTACAAGATGCTGCGCTCGGGCTCCTTCGAGGAGTTCGTCCGCGGCAGGCTGGACTCCGCAGCGGGTGTGCGCCGGGCGGAGGCACTGGTGCACGACGTGGTGGACGTGCCCGGGGGCGCCGAGGTGCGCGGAGTCGCGGCGGACGGCGGCGCGCTCACCGTCCGGGCCCGCTGGGCCTTCGACTCCCGGCCACCGCCGCGGCTGCCGCCCGCCCGGACGACACTGCTGCAGCACTTCCGCGGCTGGCTGGTGCGCACCCGGCGGCCGGTCTTCGACCCGGCGGCGGCCGAACTGATGGACTTCCGCACCCCGCAGCCGGACCGCGGCCTCGCGTTCGGCTACGTGCTGCCGGTCGGCCCACACCGGGCACTGGTGGAATACACCGAGTTCTCCCCCGCCGTGCTGGACGACGCCGGGTACGACCGGGCACTGCGCGACTACGCCGACCGGGTGCTGGGGCTGGGGGACTTCGAGGTGACCGGCACGGAGCAGGGCGTCATCCCCATGACCGACGGGCGGTTCGGGCGGCGGGCCGGCGCCTCGGTGTTCCGGATCGGCACCGCGGGCGGCGCGACCCGGCCCGCGACCGGCTACACCTTCGCGGCGGTGCAGCGCCAGACCCGGCGGATCGCCGCGGCGCTGCGTGCGGGCCGCACACCGCTGCCGCCGCGCGCCTACCCGCGCCGCGCACTCGCCATGGACGCGGTGCTGCTGCGGGCGCTGGAGCGCGGCAGGGTGGACGGCGCCGCCTTCTTCACCGGGCTGTTCCGGCACCTCCCCCCGGGCTGCCTGCTCCGCTTCCTGGACGGGGCGAGCGGACCCGCCCAGGCGCTCGCCGTCGGACTCCGCACTCCGGTGGGGCCGATGCTGCGTACCGCGGCGGAGCTGCCCCGCCTGCCCCGCACCGCCCCTCCGGCCCCCGGACTCCCGCCGGTCGCGCCCGTTCCGCCGCGAAGGCCACCCCTGCGAGGTACCCCATGACGCTGCTGCGCGCCGAGGCGCTGTCCACCGCGTTCGACCACGCTGCCGCCTCCTACGACCGACTGGTCGCGGCGAATCCGGGCTACCACACGCACCTGCGGCGCTCGGCCCGGCGGCTGGTGCCGGCGCACGAGGGGCGCGGCCTGCGCCTGCTCGACCTGGGGTGCGGCACCGGCGCGTCGACTGCGGCGCTGGTCCGGGCCGCGCCGCAGGCCCGGATCGTGGCGGTGGACGCCTCGGCGGGGATGCTGGCACGAGCGCGGGCCAAATCCTGGAGCGGCCGGGTCTCCTTCGTGCACGCCCCGGCCGAGCAGCTGGCCGGGGCCGGGGTGACGGGGCCGTTCGACGCGGTGTTCGCCGCCTACCTGTTCCGCAACGTCGGCGATCCGGACGCCCTGCTGCGTGCCGTGCACCGGCTGCTGGCTCCCGGCGGCCGGCTGGGGGTGCACGAGTACACGCTGAGCGGCCGTACGGCCCACCGCGCGGTATGGCGGCTGGTGTCCTGCGGGCTGGTGCGGCCCGCCGGAACGCTGTGCGGCGACCGCAGCCTGTACCGGCACCTGGCGGACTCGGTCGCCGCGTTCGACACGGCGGAACAGTTCGCCCGGCGGATGGCGCGGCAGGGTTTCACCGGCGTCCGGACGCTGCCGGTACCGGGCTGGCAGACCGGCATCGTGCACACCTTCCTCGCCTCGGCCGGACCGGTTCGGGCCGAAGCCCGCCGCGGGGCGGCGCGATGAGCCGCGCACGGCACGCGCACGACCGCAGGGCACTGGTGCTGCCGCCCGCGCCGGGGCGGCCCGCGTTCGACCGGGCCGGTCCGGGCGGCGGCGCCGGTCCGCGGGTCGCGGTGGTCGGTGGCGGGATCGCCGGACTCGCCGCCGCTGCCGGGCTGGCCGAACGGGGCGTAGGGGTCACGGTCTACGAGCGCGAGCCGCAGTTGGGCGGGCGGCTGGCCGGATGGCCGGTACGGCTGCGGGACGGTTCCCCCGCGACGATGAGCCGCGGCTTCCACGCCTTCTTCCGTCAGTACTACAACCTGCGCGGCCTGCTGCGGCGTGTCGACCCACTGCTGGCCGGGCTGCGCGGGCTGCCCGACTACCCGCTGCAGCACGGCGGCGGCGCACGCGACAGCTTCGCGCACGTGCCCCGCACCCCTCCGTGGAGCGCCCTGGGCTTCGCCGCGCTCAGCCCCACCTTCGGGCTGCGGGACCTGGCGGGCATGGCGCCACGGGCCGCGCTGCCGCTGCTGGACGTGCGGGTCCCGCAGGTCTACGAGCGGTGGGACGAGACCTCGGCGGAGGAGCTGCTGACGGCGATCCGGTTCCCCGAGGCGGCGCGCGACCTGGCCTTCGAAGTGTTCTCGCGGAGCTTCTTCGCCGACCCCGGCGAACTGTCGGCCGCGGAGATGGCGCTGATGTTCCACATCTACTTCCTCGGTTCGAGCGAGGGGCTGCTCTTCGACGTCCCCGCCGAGCCGTATCCGCGTGCGCTGTGGGAGCCGCTGGGCGACTACCTGGTCAAGCACGGGGTCCGGCTGCGCACCGGGGAGCCCGTGCTCGGGATCCGGCCGGAGGGCGGGACCCGGATCGTGTCCACAGCCGCCGGCGAAGAGCACTACGCGGCCGTCGTGCTGGCACTGGACACCGCCGGCCTGCGCGGCGTGGTCGGCGCCTCCCCGCAGGCAGCCGACGCGGCGTGGCGGGAGCGGGTGGCCCGGCTGCGCACCGCACCGCCGTTCCTGGTCTCCCGGCTGTGGCTGGACCGCCCGGTGGCCCGGCGGCGGCCCGGGTTTCTGGGGACGAGCGGCTACGGGCCGCTGGACAACGTGAGCGTACTGGAGCGCTGGGAGACGGAGGCGGCGCGCTGGGCGGCCCGCTCCGGCGGCTCGGTCGTCGAACTGCACGCCTACGCCGTGGACCCCGCGACAGCGCGGCAGCCGCGGGCGCGGGAGCGGATGCAGGACCGGCTGCGCGGCGAACTGGCCCGGGTCTACCCGGAGACGGCCGCGGCCCGGGTCCTGGACTCCTGCCACGAATGGCGCGCCGACTGCCCGCTCTTCCCGGTCGGCGGCTACCGCGACCGGCCGACGGTGCGCACGCCCGACCCCCGCCTGGTGGTGGCCGGGGACCTGGTGCGCACCGGGCTGCCGGTCGCCCTCATGGAGCGTGCGGCCACCAGCGGGCTCCTCGCCGCGAACGTGCTGCTGGCCCGCTGGCGGGTGCGGGGGCACCCGCTGGGTACGGTGCCGGACCGGGGCAGGTCGGCGCTGCTGCGGTCGCTGGCCCGGCTGGGATGAGCCGGCGTCAGCCGGGGAAGTGTCGGGTGCTGCGCAGTTGCCAGCGGCGCTCGGCGTAGGCGAGGTCGTCCCGCCACAGCCGGCCGGCACCGGCCCGCAGCAGCGCGCGGACCAGCGGCGCCCCGGCGCGCGCGAGGGCGAATCCGGGCCGCGGCGAGTGTGCCACGATCGCCTCGGTCACCAGAGTGCGGGGCTCGCCCGCGGTGTGGGCGGCCAGCGGGGTGGCGTGGGTCTCCACCACGGAACCGCGCCCCTCCCCGTCGGTGAGGTGCATGACGACCGTGCGCGGTTCGGGCGCGGTGAAGACGGCCCGTACCGGCACCACGACCCGGCCGGCGACCTTGAACGAGACGTCGACCTCGAAGCCGTCCGCAGCCCCGCCGGGCGCCGCCTCGTCCGCGACGGCCTCCGGGGCGCTCACCACCGTCAGGTCGACGAAGGAATAGGGGTGGTACCAGGCGCCGTGCCACGGGTCGAGGCGGTTGGCGACGACGTCGTCGGGGGCGCAGCGGCCGACGACGGTGTAGACGGCGTCCACCGAACGGGCGGGACGCGGCCGGGTCGGCACCACGGGCCGCTCGGTGGGCTCCTCACCGCCGGCGTCGTCGAGCCGGACCCAGGCCAGCACCCCGTCGTCGTAGGCCGGGTAGGGCGTCCAGCCCGCCGTCGGGCCCCCGTCGAAGGCCATCCCGTGCCAGTGGCAGACCAGCCGTCCGCACCGCACCCGGCTGTCCTTGAGCGGCGCGCCCAGATGCGGGCAGGCGCCCGCGCCCGCGCGGATCCGCCCCTGCGCGTCGTACCAGGCCACGACCTCCACGCCGGCGACGGTGCGGCCCAGTGGGCGTCCCCGGGTCATCTCCCGGGCCGCGCCGAGCACGTACCAGTTGCCGGAGGGCCGCTTCTGCGCGCGTCGCAGCGCGTCCTCGATGAGGCCGGGACGGGCGGCGCGCCAGGTGGGCCGCTGCCGTTCCCAGGGGACGACGCGGCGGCGCAGGGTGAGGGGGAGGCGGCCGCGCGGGGACGCACCCTCGGTCATGACAACTCCCTCTGTCGGGGCCGGTACGTACGTACGCGGGCGGCGGAGCTCCGGGCCAGTCCGTCGAGCGCCAGAGCCGCCCGGTGGCGGCGCGGGACGACGGCGCGGCGGTGCAGCACGTCGAAGCCGCTGTCGACGACGGCCTCCAGAATGGCGCTGTAGAGCACGAAGGCGGTGCGGATGCAGGGCCGGGCGCGCGGATCGAGCATGGCGAGTCCGGGCCGGGCCTCGCGGTAGACCTGCCGGGTGAGGTCGAGGGCCGCGCGCAGCGCCGCGGTGATGCGGGGGTCGCGCTGCCCGGTGGCCCTGCTCCAGCGCAGCAGTTCGCGGTCGACGCCGTGCGCCGCCAGCAGGTCCTCGGGCAGGTAGACGCGGCCGCGGTCGAGGTCCTCGCCGACGTCGCGCACGAAGTTGGTCAGCTGGAAAGCCACGCCCAGCGCCGCCGCGTGCGGCGCCGCCTCCGCCGGGGGGACGACGGTGCCGAGCACCGGGAGCATCTGCAGTCCGATGACGGCGGCGGATCCGTGCATGTAGTGGCGCAGGTCGGCGTAGGTCGGATAGCCCGTCACCACCAGGTCGCTGCGCATGGAGGCCATGAAGTCGGTGAAGTGGCCCGGGCTGATGCGGTAGGTGGCGGCGGTGTGCGCGAGGGCGCGGACGACCGGCCGGCTGCTCTCGCCCGTTCGCAGCGCGCCGGCCAGGTGGGCCTCCAGGGCGTCGAGGACCGCGGCGCGTTCGGCGGGGGTGGCGGCGCTGCCCTGGTCGTCCACGATGTCGTCGGCCCAGCGGGCGAAGCCGTAGAGCGCGTGCACAGCGGGGCGCCGC
It encodes the following:
- a CDS encoding FAD-dependent oxidoreductase — translated: MSRARHAHDRRALVLPPAPGRPAFDRAGPGGGAGPRVAVVGGGIAGLAAAAGLAERGVGVTVYEREPQLGGRLAGWPVRLRDGSPATMSRGFHAFFRQYYNLRGLLRRVDPLLAGLRGLPDYPLQHGGGARDSFAHVPRTPPWSALGFAALSPTFGLRDLAGMAPRAALPLLDVRVPQVYERWDETSAEELLTAIRFPEAARDLAFEVFSRSFFADPGELSAAEMALMFHIYFLGSSEGLLFDVPAEPYPRALWEPLGDYLVKHGVRLRTGEPVLGIRPEGGTRIVSTAAGEEHYAAVVLALDTAGLRGVVGASPQAADAAWRERVARLRTAPPFLVSRLWLDRPVARRRPGFLGTSGYGPLDNVSVLERWETEAARWAARSGGSVVELHAYAVDPATARQPRARERMQDRLRGELARVYPETAAARVLDSCHEWRADCPLFPVGGYRDRPTVRTPDPRLVVAGDLVRTGLPVALMERAATSGLLAANVLLARWRVRGHPLGTVPDRGRSALLRSLARLG
- a CDS encoding lycopene cyclase family protein, yielding MEYETDVAIVGAGAAGLSLAWRLAALPAAGGGPRVVLLDAPPGPVRPPERTWCYWEGPVGEYDGALAARWDRLRVHGPDGEVVAGSTAPLCYKMLRSGSFEEFVRGRLDSAAGVRRAEALVHDVVDVPGGAEVRGVAADGGALTVRARWAFDSRPPPRLPPARTTLLQHFRGWLVRTRRPVFDPAAAELMDFRTPQPDRGLAFGYVLPVGPHRALVEYTEFSPAVLDDAGYDRALRDYADRVLGLGDFEVTGTEQGVIPMTDGRFGRRAGASVFRIGTAGGATRPATGYTFAAVQRQTRRIAAALRAGRTPLPPRAYPRRALAMDAVLLRALERGRVDGAAFFTGLFRHLPPGCLLRFLDGASGPAQALAVGLRTPVGPMLRTAAELPRLPRTAPPAPGLPPVAPVPPRRPPLRGTP
- a CDS encoding DUF5914 domain-containing protein; the protein is MTEGASPRGRLPLTLRRRVVPWERQRPTWRAARPGLIEDALRRAQKRPSGNWYVLGAAREMTRGRPLGRTVAGVEVVAWYDAQGRIRAGAGACPHLGAPLKDSRVRCGRLVCHWHGMAFDGGPTAGWTPYPAYDDGVLAWVRLDDAGGEEPTERPVVPTRPRPARSVDAVYTVVGRCAPDDVVANRLDPWHGAWYHPYSFVDLTVVSAPEAVADEAAPGGAADGFEVDVSFKVAGRVVVPVRAVFTAPEPRTVVMHLTDGEGRGSVVETHATPLAAHTAGEPRTLVTEAIVAHSPRPGFALARAGAPLVRALLRAGAGRLWRDDLAYAERRWQLRSTRHFPG
- a CDS encoding class I SAM-dependent methyltransferase, whose product is MTLLRAEALSTAFDHAAASYDRLVAANPGYHTHLRRSARRLVPAHEGRGLRLLDLGCGTGASTAALVRAAPQARIVAVDASAGMLARARAKSWSGRVSFVHAPAEQLAGAGVTGPFDAVFAAYLFRNVGDPDALLRAVHRLLAPGGRLGVHEYTLSGRTAHRAVWRLVSCGLVRPAGTLCGDRSLYRHLADSVAAFDTAEQFARRMARQGFTGVRTLPVPGWQTGIVHTFLASAGPVRAEARRGAAR
- a CDS encoding phytoene/squalene synthase family protein → MTERELDAAGIRDPDLREAYRLSRRLNARHGKTYFLATRLLPPERRPAVHALYGFARWADDIVDDQGSAATPAERAAVLDALEAHLAGALRTGESSRPVVRALAHTAATYRISPGHFTDFMASMRSDLVVTGYPTYADLRHYMHGSAAVIGLQMLPVLGTVVPPAEAAPHAAALGVAFQLTNFVRDVGEDLDRGRVYLPEDLLAAHGVDRELLRWSRATGQRDPRITAALRAALDLTRQVYREARPGLAMLDPRARPCIRTAFVLYSAILEAVVDSGFDVLHRRAVVPRRHRAALALDGLARSSAARVRTYRPRQRELS